The genomic segment GCCGCGCCGTAAGCCTCGAGCGCCCACACCTCCATTTCGCCGAAGCGCTGGCCGCCGAACTGCGCCTTGCCGCCCAGCGGCTGCTGGGTGACGAGCGAGTACGGACCGATCGAACGCGCATGGATCTTGTCGTCGACCAGATGGTGCAGCTTGAGCATGTAGATGTAGCCCACCGTCACCTTGCGATCGAACGGATCGCCGGTGCGGCCGTCATAGACGGTCGACTGACCCGAAGCGTCGAGACCGGCAAGCTTCAGCATCTCTTCGATGTCGGCTTCCTTGGCGCCGTCGAACACCGGGGTTGCGATCGGCACGCCGCGGCTGAGGTTATGGCCGAGTTCAAGCAGCTCGTTGTCGTTGAGCGACTTGATCGTCTCGTCCTCGCCGTAGACCTTCTTCAAGGTTTCCTTCAGCGGCTTGATGTCCTGCTTCGACAGGTACGCATCGACGGTCTGGCCGATACGCTTGCCGAGGCCGGCGCAGGCCCAGCCGAGATGGGTCTCGAGGATCTGTCCGACGTTCATGCGCGAAGGCACGCCGAGCGGATTGAGCACGATGTCGGCATGCGTGCCGTCTTCGAGGAACGGCATGTCCTCGATCGGCACGATCTTCGACACCACGCCCTTGTTGCCGTGGCGGCCGGCCATCTTGTCGCCGGGCTGGATCTTGCGCTTCACCGCGACGAAGACCTTGACCATCTTCATCACGCCGGGCGGCAATTCGTCACCGCGCTGAAGCTTCTCGACCTTGTCGAGGAAGCGCTGTTCCAGCCCCTTCTTCGACTCGTCGTACTGCTTCCGCATGGCCTCGATCTCGGCCATCAGCTTGTCGTTCGGCGAAGCGAACAGCCACCATTGCGACTTCGGGTACTCCTCGAGCACCGCACGGGTGATCTTGGTGTCCTTCTTGAAGCCCTTGGGACCTGCAATGCCCTGCCGCCCCTCGAGCAGCTCGGCAAGACGGTTGTAGACGTTGCGGTCCAGGATCGCCTGCTCGTCGTCGCGGTCCTTGGCAAGGCGCTCGATCTCCTCCCGCTCGATCGCCAGCGCACGCTCGTCCTTGTCGACGCCATGGCGGTTGAACACGCGCACTTCGACGATCGTGCCCTGCACGCCCGGGGGAACGCGCAGCGAGGTGTCGCGGACGTCGGAGGCCTTCTCGCCGAAGATGGCGCGCAGCAGCTTCTCTTCCGGCGTCATCGGGCTTTCGCCCTTCGGCGTGATCTTGCCGACCAGGATGTCGCCGGCGCGCACTTCCGCGCCGATGTAGACGATACCGGCTTCGTCGAGGTTCTTCAGCGCTTCTTCCGAGACGTTCGGAATGTCGCGGGTGATTTCCTCGGGTCCGAGCTTGGTGTCGCGGGCCATCACCTCGAACTCCTCGATGTGGATCGAGGTGAAGACGTCTTCCTTCACGATCCGCTCGGAGAGCAGGATCGAGTCTTCGAAGTTGTAGCCGTTCCATGGCATGAACGCGACCAGCACGTTGCGCCCCAGAGCGAGCTCGCCGAGATCGGTCGAGGGACCGTCGGCGATGATGTCGCCCTTCTTGACGATGTCGCCGACCTTCACCAGCGGACGCTGGTTGATGCAGGTCGACTGGTTGGAGCGCTGGTACTTCATGAGGCGGTAGATATCGACGCCCGACTTGGTCGGATCGAGATCTTCCGTGGCGCGGATGACGACGCGGGTCGCGTCGATCTGGTCGATCACGCCCGAACGGCGCGCCGCGATCGCAGCGCCCGAGTCGCGGGCAACCACGCCCTCCATGCCGGTGCCGACGAACGGCGCCTCGGCGCGAACCAGCGGCACCGCCTGGCGCTGCATGTTCGAGCCCATCAGCGCGCGGTTGGCGTCGTCGTTCTCGAGGAACGGGATCAGCGCCGCGGCGACCGAAACGAGCTGCTTCGGCGACACGTCCATGTAGTCGACCTTGTCGGGCGTCATCGGCACGACGTCGCGGGTGCCGCTCGAACGGCAGACCACGAGGTCTTCGGTGAAGCGGCCCTTGGCGTCGACCGGCACGTTGGCCTGGGCCACGGAATAGCGCCCTTCCTCCATCGCCGACAGGTACACGACCTCGTCGGTGACACGACCATCCTTGACCTTGCGATACGGCGTCTCGACGAAGCCGTACTTGTTCACGCGCGCGAAGGTCGCGAGCGAGTTGATCAGGCCGATGTTCGGACCTTCCGGCGTCTCGATCGGGCAGATGCGGCCGTAATGCGTCGGATGCACGTCGCGCACCTCGAAGCCGGCGCGCTCGCGGGTCAGACCGCCCGGTCCGAGCGCCGAGAGGCGGCGCTTGTGGGTGATCTCGCTGAGCGGGTTGGTCTGGTCCATGAACTGCGAGAGCTGCGAGGAGCCGAAGAACTCGCGCACCGCGGCGGCCGCCGGCTTGGCGTTGATCAGGTCCTGCGGCATGACCGTGTCGATGTCGACCGAGGACATGCGCTCCTTGATCGCGCGCTCCATGCGCAACAGGCCGATGCGGTACTGGTTCTCCATGAGCTCGCCGACCGAACGCACCCGGCGGTTGCCGAGATGGTCGATGTCGTCGATCTCGCCCTTGCCGTCGCGCAGATCCACCAGCGTCTTGATGACGGAGAGGATGTCCTCCTTGCGCAGCGTGCGCTGGGTATCGGGCGCATCGAGGTCGAGGCGCATGTTCATCTTGACGCGGCCGACCGCGGAGAGGTCGTAGCGCTCGGCGTCGAAGAACAGCGACTGGAACATGGCCTGCGCCGATTCCAGCGTCGGCGGCTCGCCCGGACGCATCACGCGGTAGATGTCGAACAGCGCGTCCTCGCGCGTCATGTTCTTGTCGGCCGAGAGCGTGTTGCGGATGTAGGGGCCGACATTGACGTGGTCGATGTCGAGCAGCGGCAGCTCCTTGTAGCCCTGCTCGTTGAGCGCCTTCATCAGCTTGTCGGTGATCTCCTCACCGGCCTCGGCGTGGATCTCGCCGGTCTTGGGGTTGACGAGATCCTCGGCGACGTAGTTGCCGACCAGCTCCTCGTCGGCCATGCGCAGAGCCTTCAGCCCCTTCTCCTGGAGCTGGCGGGCGGCGCGGACGGTGAGCTTCTTGCCGGCCTCGAGCACGACCTTGCCGGTGTCGGCATCGATCAGGTCGTTGACCGTGGAGTAGCCGCGGAAGCGGTTGGCGTCGAACGGAACGCGCCAGCCTTCCTTGGTCCGCTTGTAGAGAATCTTCTTGTAGAACGTGGACAGGATCGCCTCGCCGTCGAGACCGAGGGCGAACATCAGCGACGTCACCGGAATCTTGCGGCGACGGTCGATACGCGCATAGACGATGTCCTTGGCGTCGAACTCGATGTCGAGCCAGGAGCCGCGATACGGGATGACGCGGGCGGCGAACAGCAGCTTGCCCGAGGAATGGGTCTTGCCCTTGTCGTGGTCGAAGAACACGCCGGGCGAACGGTGCATCTGCGAGACGATGACGCGCTCGGTGCCGTTGACGATGAAGGTGCCGTTCATCGTCATGAGCGGGATGTCGCCCATGTAGACGTCCTGCTCCTTGATGTCCTTCACCGACTTCGCGCCGGTTTCCTCGTCGATATCGAACACGATGAGGCGCAGCGTCACCTTGAGGGGCGCCGCGAAGGTCATGCCGCGCTGACGGCACTCGTCGACGTCGTATTTCGGCTGCTCGAACTCGTAGCGGACGAATTCCAGCATCGAGGTGCCCGAGAAGTCGGAGATCGGAAACACCGAGCGGAACACCGCCTGCAGACCCTCGTCGAGACGTCCGCCCTGGGGTTCGTCCACCATCAGGAACTGGTCATAGGACGCCTTCTGAACCTCGATGAGGTTCGGCATCTCGGCGACTTCCTTGATGTGTCCGAAGAACTTGCGAACGCGTT from the Bradyrhizobium sp. WBAH42 genome contains:
- the rpoB gene encoding DNA-directed RNA polymerase subunit beta, whose protein sequence is MAQQTFTGRKRVRKFFGHIKEVAEMPNLIEVQKASYDQFLMVDEPQGGRLDEGLQAVFRSVFPISDFSGTSMLEFVRYEFEQPKYDVDECRQRGMTFAAPLKVTLRLIVFDIDEETGAKSVKDIKEQDVYMGDIPLMTMNGTFIVNGTERVIVSQMHRSPGVFFDHDKGKTHSSGKLLFAARVIPYRGSWLDIEFDAKDIVYARIDRRRKIPVTSLMFALGLDGEAILSTFYKKILYKRTKEGWRVPFDANRFRGYSTVNDLIDADTGKVVLEAGKKLTVRAARQLQEKGLKALRMADEELVGNYVAEDLVNPKTGEIHAEAGEEITDKLMKALNEQGYKELPLLDIDHVNVGPYIRNTLSADKNMTREDALFDIYRVMRPGEPPTLESAQAMFQSLFFDAERYDLSAVGRVKMNMRLDLDAPDTQRTLRKEDILSVIKTLVDLRDGKGEIDDIDHLGNRRVRSVGELMENQYRIGLLRMERAIKERMSSVDIDTVMPQDLINAKPAAAAVREFFGSSQLSQFMDQTNPLSEITHKRRLSALGPGGLTRERAGFEVRDVHPTHYGRICPIETPEGPNIGLINSLATFARVNKYGFVETPYRKVKDGRVTDEVVYLSAMEEGRYSVAQANVPVDAKGRFTEDLVVCRSSGTRDVVPMTPDKVDYMDVSPKQLVSVAAALIPFLENDDANRALMGSNMQRQAVPLVRAEAPFVGTGMEGVVARDSGAAIAARRSGVIDQIDATRVVIRATEDLDPTKSGVDIYRLMKYQRSNQSTCINQRPLVKVGDIVKKGDIIADGPSTDLGELALGRNVLVAFMPWNGYNFEDSILLSERIVKEDVFTSIHIEEFEVMARDTKLGPEEITRDIPNVSEEALKNLDEAGIVYIGAEVRAGDILVGKITPKGESPMTPEEKLLRAIFGEKASDVRDTSLRVPPGVQGTIVEVRVFNRHGVDKDERALAIEREEIERLAKDRDDEQAILDRNVYNRLAELLEGRQGIAGPKGFKKDTKITRAVLEEYPKSQWWLFASPNDKLMAEIEAMRKQYDESKKGLEQRFLDKVEKLQRGDELPPGVMKMVKVFVAVKRKIQPGDKMAGRHGNKGVVSKIVPIEDMPFLEDGTHADIVLNPLGVPSRMNVGQILETHLGWACAGLGKRIGQTVDAYLSKQDIKPLKETLKKVYGEDETIKSLNDNELLELGHNLSRGVPIATPVFDGAKEADIEEMLKLAGLDASGQSTVYDGRTGDPFDRKVTVGYIYMLKLHHLVDDKIHARSIGPYSLVTQQPLGGKAQFGGQRFGEMEVWALEAYGAAYTLQEMLTVKSDDVAGRTKVYEAIVRGDDTFEAGIPESFNVLVKEMRSLGLNVDLHNSKMGPAPTSEAAE